AAGCAGACCATAAAATTTCTATTCGGTTCTCTAAATTTTGTTCCCGATCATAGAGGATAGAGATGACCAGGCCATCCATCAAAGTATAGTAAGCCATGGCTAACTCTATGCTGTTATGATCACTTTTCACCACTTCACCAGATTGTATTGCTTCAGCAAACAACCGCTCGATCATCCCTAGTAAAGGGGACATTTGTACTTGGAATTTTTCTGCCAGTGACTCTTTTAAATGAACTGGAGGGAATAACCTTAACCGTTTCCAAAATAGTGCATTTTGATATTTTTCTTTGTTCACTTTGATGGATTCCACCAAAAGAATATACAATTTCTCGTCAATCGATGAGTCTTTATCATTCTCAAGACAGTTCGTGCAAAACTCTAAGAATTCTTGATTTACACGATGAAGGACTTCAAAAAACAACTCATCTTTATTTGAGAAGTGAGAGTATATGGTTGACTTCCTAATCCCTACATCCTTTGCAATTTCAATTAGCGAAGTTCCTTCATATCCTTTTTCTGAAAAGTGTTCCAGACCTTTTTTAAGCAATTTATCTTTTGTGTTCATTTTACACTCACCTTCCGACTAGTCGGTCGCAAATTCATTATATTGGATTCGAAATAAAAACACCATTT
This portion of the Mesobacillus sp. S13 genome encodes:
- a CDS encoding TetR/AcrR family transcriptional regulator, which produces MNTKDKLLKKGLEHFSEKGYEGTSLIEIAKDVGIRKSTIYSHFSNKDELFFEVLHRVNQEFLEFCTNCLENDKDSSIDEKLYILLVESIKVNKEKYQNALFWKRLRLFPPVHLKESLAEKFQVQMSPLLGMIERLFAEAIQSGEVVKSDHNSIELAMAYYTLMDGLVISILYDREQNLENRIEILWSAFKDDLFRR